In one Oncorhynchus masou masou mitochondrion, complete genome genomic region, the following are encoded:
- the ND3 gene encoding NADH dehydrogenase subunit 3 (TAA stop codon is completed by the addition of 3' A residues to the mRNA), translating to MNLITTIITITITLSAVLATISFWLPQISPDAEKLSPYECGFDPLGSARLPFSLRFFLIAILFLLFDLEIALLLPLPWGDQLNTPALTLVWSTAVLALLTLGLIYEWTQGGLEWAE from the coding sequence ATGAACTTAATTACAACAATTATCACTATTACCATCACACTATCTGCAGTACTAGCCACTATTTCTTTCTGATTACCACAAATTTCTCCAGACGCAGAGAAATTGTCCCCCTACGAATGTGGATTTGACCCTTTAGGATCCGCCCGTCTACCCTTCTCCTTACGCTTCTTCCTAATCGCCATCCTGTTCCTTCTATTTGACTTGGAAATCGCCCTCCTTCTACCCCTGCCTTGAGGAGATCAACTCAACACCCCCGCCCTAACACTCGTCTGATCCACTGCTGTACTTGCCCTCCTTACTCTAGGCTTAATCTATGAATGAACCCAAGGAGGCTTAGAATGAGCCGAATAG
- the ND4L gene encoding NADH dehydrogenase subunit 4L, giving the protein MTPVHFSFTSAFILGLMGLAFHRTHLLSALLCLEGMMLSLFIALSLWALQMEATGYSVAPMLLLAFSACEASAGLALLVATARTHGTDHLQSLNLLQC; this is encoded by the coding sequence ATGACACCAGTACATTTCAGCTTTACTTCAGCCTTTATTCTAGGGCTTATAGGACTCGCGTTTCACCGCACCCATCTTCTTTCAGCCCTTCTATGCCTAGAAGGAATAATACTCTCTCTATTTATTGCCCTCTCCCTATGAGCCCTTCAAATGGAAGCAACCGGCTATTCAGTAGCTCCTATACTTCTCCTGGCATTTTCAGCCTGTGAAGCAAGCGCAGGTTTAGCCCTACTAGTAGCAACCGCACGGACACATGGCACTGACCACCTCCAAAGCTTAAACCTTCTCCAATGTTAA